The following proteins are co-located in the Phycisphaerae bacterium genome:
- the ppdK gene encoding pyruvate, phosphate dikinase, which yields MPTKYVFFFGNRKAEGKGSQKALLGGKGAGLAEMTHIGLPVPGGFTITTQACKLYYDGGKKWPKGLDKEVQQNLAKLEKACKKKLGDPRDPLLVSVRSGAPVSMPGMMETVLNLGLNDRSVEGLAQCANNSRFAWDSYRRFIQMYSTVVVGLSKETLEHKLHAMKSRLGVKADTDLTAENLRELCDEFKAFFREQTGEDFPQDPADQLRGAISAVFNSWMAEKAVKYREVEKFHGLPGTAVTICQMVFGNMGDDCGTGVCFTRDPNSGENIFYGDLLMNAQGEDVVAGIRTPIPLAQLGKENPEVYEQLCGVRVMLETHYKDMQDLEFTVERGKLYMLQCRSGKRTPSAIFKIAVDQATKPLLSKAEANRLVKKGYLPKRYAAAAIKPVITPEQALMRISGTDIERLFYPIIDPAFDAKSLSTRHLGIGINAVPGAATGQIAFTAPQAERWSAEGKRVILVRRETSPEDVGGMHAAQGILTATGGKTSHAAVVARGWGKCCIVGCDQLQISDDEQSLSINGKTMKAGEFMTLDGSAGAIYEGEIPLVTPTLPNEYYTLMKWCDTRRQLKVRTNADTPYDAENGVKMGAEGIGLCRTEHMFFDTEERRLAIQQMIVAETQDERRAALDRLLPFQRQDFIGIFEAMAGRPVTIRLVDPPLHEFVPHDEDKQRDLANRLNVEYEKIRRRVEQLHEANPMLGHRGCRLAITYPEILEMQVRAIMEAAVECRRRGVKVTPEIMIPLCIDAKELKILTDQTRQVAEEVLRVAGVKVPYLVGTMIETPRAALTADKIAEVADFFSFGTNDLTQTVMALSRDDAGRFLPDYVNQEKAAIFAADPFQTIDRDGVGQLVEHAIQKGRSTKRGLKIGICGEHGGDPASVYFCHEAGMDYVSCSPYRVPIARLAAAQVAIRENPYSRKKKQN from the coding sequence GTGCCTACCAAATACGTTTTCTTTTTCGGCAATCGCAAGGCGGAGGGCAAAGGGTCTCAAAAAGCGCTGCTCGGCGGCAAGGGCGCCGGTCTCGCGGAGATGACCCACATCGGCCTGCCCGTGCCGGGCGGATTCACGATTACCACCCAGGCCTGCAAGCTCTATTACGACGGCGGCAAGAAGTGGCCCAAGGGGCTGGACAAGGAAGTCCAGCAAAATCTCGCCAAGCTCGAGAAGGCTTGCAAGAAGAAGCTCGGCGATCCGCGCGATCCGCTGCTCGTCTCGGTGCGTTCCGGCGCGCCGGTCTCCATGCCCGGCATGATGGAGACCGTGCTGAATCTGGGGCTCAACGATCGATCGGTCGAGGGGCTGGCGCAGTGCGCGAACAACTCTCGCTTCGCGTGGGATTCCTATCGCCGCTTCATCCAGATGTACTCGACGGTCGTGGTGGGGCTGTCCAAGGAGACGCTCGAACACAAGCTGCACGCGATGAAGTCCCGGCTTGGCGTCAAGGCTGATACAGACCTGACGGCCGAAAATCTCCGCGAGCTGTGCGACGAGTTCAAGGCCTTCTTCCGCGAGCAGACGGGAGAGGATTTCCCGCAGGACCCCGCCGACCAACTCCGTGGCGCGATTTCGGCGGTCTTCAATTCGTGGATGGCCGAAAAGGCCGTCAAGTACCGCGAGGTCGAGAAGTTCCACGGCCTGCCGGGCACGGCCGTGACCATCTGCCAGATGGTCTTCGGCAACATGGGCGACGACTGCGGCACGGGCGTCTGCTTTACGCGCGATCCGAACAGCGGCGAGAACATTTTCTACGGCGATCTGCTCATGAATGCGCAGGGCGAGGATGTCGTCGCGGGCATTCGCACGCCGATCCCGCTGGCGCAGCTCGGCAAAGAAAACCCGGAAGTCTATGAGCAGCTCTGCGGCGTCCGCGTGATGCTGGAGACGCACTACAAGGACATGCAGGACCTGGAGTTTACCGTCGAGCGCGGCAAGCTCTACATGCTCCAATGCCGCAGTGGCAAGCGCACGCCGTCGGCCATTTTCAAGATCGCCGTCGATCAGGCGACCAAGCCGCTGCTTTCCAAGGCGGAGGCGAACCGATTGGTGAAAAAAGGCTATTTGCCCAAGCGCTATGCGGCCGCCGCGATTAAGCCCGTCATCACGCCCGAACAAGCGCTGATGCGCATCAGCGGAACGGATATCGAACGACTGTTCTACCCGATTATCGATCCGGCCTTTGACGCCAAAAGCCTCTCCACGCGGCACCTGGGAATCGGCATCAATGCCGTGCCCGGCGCGGCGACCGGCCAGATCGCGTTTACGGCTCCGCAGGCCGAGCGCTGGAGCGCTGAGGGCAAGCGCGTGATCCTGGTACGGCGCGAGACGAGCCCGGAGGACGTGGGCGGCATGCACGCGGCGCAGGGCATCCTGACGGCGACGGGCGGCAAGACGTCGCACGCGGCGGTCGTCGCACGCGGCTGGGGCAAGTGCTGCATCGTCGGTTGCGATCAGCTTCAGATCAGCGACGACGAGCAGTCGCTCTCCATCAACGGCAAGACGATGAAGGCCGGCGAGTTCATGACGCTCGACGGTTCTGCCGGGGCCATCTACGAAGGCGAGATCCCGCTGGTCACGCCGACGTTGCCCAATGAGTACTACACATTGATGAAATGGTGCGACACCCGGCGGCAATTGAAAGTGCGGACCAACGCCGACACGCCCTACGACGCGGAGAACGGCGTGAAGATGGGCGCCGAGGGGATCGGCCTCTGCCGCACGGAGCACATGTTCTTCGATACCGAGGAGCGGCGGCTGGCCATCCAGCAGATGATCGTCGCCGAGACGCAGGATGAGCGGCGGGCCGCGCTCGATCGATTGCTGCCCTTCCAGCGGCAGGACTTCATCGGCATCTTCGAGGCGATGGCCGGCCGGCCGGTCACGATCCGCCTCGTCGATCCGCCGCTGCATGAGTTCGTTCCGCACGACGAGGACAAGCAGCGGGATTTGGCGAATCGCCTCAACGTGGAATACGAAAAAATCCGCCGCCGTGTCGAGCAATTGCACGAGGCCAATCCCATGCTCGGCCATCGCGGCTGCCGATTGGCGATTACCTATCCCGAAATCCTGGAGATGCAGGTGCGGGCGATCATGGAGGCCGCCGTCGAGTGCCGCCGACGCGGCGTAAAGGTCACCCCGGAGATCATGATCCCCCTGTGCATTGATGCCAAGGAACTGAAAATCCTGACAGACCAGACGCGACAGGTCGCCGAAGAAGTCCTGCGCGTCGCCGGCGTCAAGGTTCCCTATCTCGTTGGGACGATGATCGAGACGCCCCGCGCTGCGTTGACAGCGGACAAGATCGCCGAAGTCGCCGACTTCTTCTCGTTCGGGACAAACGACCTGACGCAGACGGTCATGGCCCTGTCGCGCGATGACGCCGGGCGATTCCTGCCGGACTATGTGAACCAGGAAAAGGCGGCGATCTTCGCGGCCGATCCCTTCCAGACGATCGATCGCGACGGCGTCGGCCAACTCGTCGAGCACGCCATCCAGAAGGGCCGTTCGACAAAGCGGGGCCTGAAGATCGGCATCTGCGGCGAACACGGCGGCGATCCGGCGTCGGTGTACTTCTGCCACGAAGCAGGCATGGACTACGTCAGTTGTTCGCCGTATCGCGTGCCCATCGCCCGGCTGGCCGCGGCGCAAGTGGCGATTAGGGAAAACCCCTATTCGCGCAAGAAAAAGCAAAACTAG